A stretch of the Salmo salar chromosome ssa20, Ssal_v3.1, whole genome shotgun sequence genome encodes the following:
- the LOC106580757 gene encoding uncharacterized protein, with amino-acid sequence MPVEVPLLASSHGHHCPCSTGSDIMSEEDERRVTTQSVNSPLGLDLILEHTEPLLSESHFLPLLHISEEPQDCLPLGSCLIQDGSLSLDGCVQLERKWVLWHEFMKEYSSLGDWLRLAEKSADSPRSAHVLFVTAKEELKKFESLRTQAGARLVQLDSLTLRNRSLTRLFDGAMRSRLLGMAKDCGQRWDRLHGTIESVCRRLKHCVSQREEFEGQREEMAVWLADMDLRLTEVEHFSGRDTCDKMRELQSFQEAVGENAGHLNCLLVRGEALIQRSEPEDAQDIEAGLQELLLYCAQVFEGVGRLHTRLLSMRLVYEDDWVLTQASDSGCPSEILLEQDGVFEKSSAPDQRNPPNLDHMVLEWDPSVDIGGPVSQYDADLSYFSAHTDREKPLARDGVKRRSYLSSIGSKSDLNNSAAEDMSLERRFVYAGPEVLSPPTTQSVTDDIPLLSGRWTTSTPNGPSQEPVTFDPARISAWLGQTHGHTVPSMIPSVQQRRACSKAVQTDSTGKCAGCSEGSHSLRDIAVQRHPQELCLAPCTSQSCDLQSNMMTCRLQSNPQSPEEELHCNASWEVVHSEQLPNECPDRQTQCSSWPLGAVWALKTLRSPVFLVVLLAVFLALLVWPTTLLMDPECHRANSLARTFQLALSYVNGPPPT; translated from the exons ATGCCTGTGGAGGTGCCACTCCTAGCCAGTAGTCATGGACACCATTGTCCCTGCAGCACAGGAAGTGACATAATGTCGGAAGAGGATGAACGTCGAGTCACTACCCAGTCTGTGAACAGCCCCTTGGGATtggacctgatcctagagcaCACTGAGCCCCTACTTTCTGAGTCCCACTTCCTGCCTCTACTACATATCAGTGAGGAGCCCCAAGACTGTCTGCCACTGGGAAGCTGCTTGATCCAAGATGGAAGCCTGTCTCTGGATGgatgtgtcca GTTGGAAAGAAAATGGGTGCTATGGCATGAGTTCATGAAGGAGTACTCCTCTCTCGGCGACTGGCTCCGATTGGCTGAGAAATCTGCCGACTCCCCGAGATCTGCCCATGTGCTCTTTGTCACTGCCAAGGAGGAGCTCAAGAAATTTGAG AGCCTGAGGACCCAGGCTGGGGCTCGGCTGGTGCAGCTGGACAGTCTGACCCTTAGGAACAGGTCCCTGACCAGGCTCTTTGATGGGGCAATGCGGTCACGCCTGCTGGGCATGGCCAAGGACTGTGGTCAGCGCTGGGACCGCCTACATGGAACCATTGAGAGTGTCTGCCGCAGACTCAAG CACTGTGTCTCCCAACGGGAGGAGTTTGAGGGCCAGAGGgaggaaatggctgtgtggcttgcTGACATGGACCTTAGGCTGACCGAGGTGGAACACTTCTCTGGAAGGGACACCTGTGACAAGATGCGGGAGCTGCAG AGCTTCCAGGAGGCAGTGGGGGAGAATGCGGGCCATCTGAACTGTCTCCTGGTACGGGGTGAGGCGCTAATCCAGAGGAGCGAGCCAGAGGACGCCCAAGACATCGAGGCGGGGCTGCAGGAGCTGCTGCTCTACTGTGCCCAAGTATTTGAGGGAGTGGGCCGTCTGCACACACGCCTGCTCAGCATGAGACTG GTGTATGAGGATGACTGGGTACTGACTCAAGCCTCTGACTCTGGCTGTCCCTCTGAGATCCTGTTGGAGCAGGATGGTGTGTTTGAGAAGAGCAGCGCCCCAGACCAGCGGAACCCCCCCAACCTGGACCACATGGTGCTGGAGTGGGACCCCTCCGTCGACATCGGGGGCCCCGTCTCCCAATACGACGCTGACTTGTCATATTTCAGCGCCCACACAG ATCGAGAGAAGCCATTGGCCAGAGATGGTGTGAAGAGGCGGAGTTACCTCAGCTCCATAGGCTCTAAGTCTGATCTAAATAACAGCGCAGCAGAGGACATG AGTCTGGAGAGGAGGTTTGTGTATGCAGGTCCAGAGGTGTTGTCACCTCCCACAACCCAGAGTGTCACAgatgacatacctctactctctggCCGCTGGACGACCTCCACGCCCAACGGACCCTCCCAGGAGCCTGTGACCTTTGACCCTGCTCGCATCAGCGCTTGGCTGGGACAGACGCACGGACACACCGTCCCCTCTATGATCCCCTCGGTCCAACAGCGCAGAGCCTGCTCCAAAGCTGTCCAGACCGACAGTACTGGGAAG TGTGCTGGTTGCTCTGAGGGAAGCCACAGTCTCAGGGACATCGCTGTTCAGAGACACCCCCAGGAGCTGTGCTTGGCCCCCTGCACCTCACAGTCATGTGACCTCCAGTCTAATATGATGACTTGTAGACTTCAATCAAACCCACAG TCTCCAGAGGAAGAGCTGCACTGCAATGCCTCATGGGAGGTGGTCCATAGTGAGCAACT GCCAAATGAGTGCCCTGACAGACAAACCCAGTGCAGCTCGTGGCCCCTGGGGGCCGTGTGGGCACTAAAGACTCTGAGGAGCCCAGTGTTCCTAGTCGTCCTGCTGGCTGTGTTCCTAGCCCTGCTGGTCTGGCCCACAACGCTCCTCATGGACCCAGAGTGCCACCGCGCCAACTCCCTGGCCCGCACCTTCCAACTGGCCCTGAGCTACGTCAACGGGCCCCCGCCAACCTGA